In Marinitoga hydrogenitolerans DSM 16785, the genomic window GAGATATTGATATTGAATATGAATTAAAAAAAGGAGCAACTATAAATAAAATAAAAGAAATATTAGCTCCTGGCTCTAAATATTTGGTTGGTTCTGGTTCAGTAGTTGCCGGTGTTAGAGGAACTGAATTCGGATTTGAAAAAATAGGTGATATTGCAAAAATTAGAACATTTGAAGGTACGGTTTACACAATGGTAAATAATCGAATGTTTCCTGTAACTGCTGGAAATATGTTTAGTTATTCCCCTTCTCAAATTAACCCAACATTACAGAAATTAGATAAACTTTTAGAAGAGTATGAAAATGATTTTATTCCAAAAGAAGAACAACCAAAAGAAGAAACCACACAACCTGCTGAAGAACAACCTACTAAAACAAAGGCCAATATTGGCAATATTTCTTTTGGTAAACAACAAAAAGGTTTAAATTCATATTTAGTATATTCTTTTGCTCCAAATTTTGATTTTGGACCTTTTGGAATAGGTATAGGTTTTAATGCTTATCAAGAAGATATCAATAGTCCGTTATATTATGGAATACCAAGTGAAAGCGCTTCACCTTCTGAAAATATTATAAGCGCCTTATCAATAAATTACCTTAAACTAGATTTTCCAAACTTTTATATTAGATATGGAATAAGTCCATCATATACAAGAGGTTTAGGATTATTTATGAATAATTACTATGTACCTTATTCAAGAGTTTTTGATACTGAATTGAGATTCGGAAGTTTAAAATTAGGAGGGCATATACCATATGAAATATATTCTTTAATGCCTTTTAATTATAATCAATCTTCAAATATTTTCTTTGGATATATTGATACTGATGTGGGGCCATTAAATACTGAAATAACAGCTATAATGAATTTAAACTCGGAAAAACCAGAAAATGAATTTAATCAAGCATACTTAATTACTTTATATAAAGATATTTTATTCTTCAGACTTGGAATAGAAAGCGATATTGTATTAACTAACAGCGGAACAATAGTCTATGGATTGTTAGCTGGTCCAACAATAAACTTTCCTCCATATTTTCAATTTATGTTAGGCTTTAATTATTTATCTGAAGGTTTTAATATGGAATATTTAAATTCTTATTATGAATATAATGCTGCAAATGGTTTTTATATGGACTTAAATAGCCCTTCATCATTTGGATTAATGGGAAAATCTACACTATCTATAGCTCCATATTTAAATGTATTGATTAACTATAACAAATTATTTAGTGAAAACCGAGATAGTTTATTAAATGGCCAAATGACTTTAAATATTCCTTCTATTGGCGGAATGCCTCAATTAACTGCTGGATTTACATATATACAATATAAATTTTTAGAAGATCCTTCTGTAACCAATGTTTTTTTGAATGACAATACAAACTTACAAGGATTTATATATTATCCTATTTTGGAAAACTCTGGAGTTATATATTCTATAAACTATAATATGAGAGAACAAAAATTTGAATATACTCTGAATTTTGAAACAAAGGAGTTCTAAAAATGTTAGATCTTGCAATACAAAACTTAAACATAAAAGGATTTAAAATCAAAAATATATTATTTGGCAATGAGGGTACTCACAGTACCCTCATTTATCCTGAAATATATGTTTTCACTGAAGAAAGATTAAATCCTTTAAAATTAATTACTCTAAAAAATGTATTATTTAATTTAGATATTGAAAAACTAAAGAATGTTAAATTCAAAAAATCTTCAACATTGGAAATATTAAAATTAATTAGTAGTAATTTCAAACTTGAAACTGTGTTAAAATTAACAGAAGACGCCTTAAGAGAACTGCTTAATTCTGATGGTGCTTCTATATTATTATATAATGAAGACAAAAATGTATTAAACTTTTATATTACTTCTGGTGGTGCCAGTGGAAGTATAGAAACTATCGATATTCCAATAAATGCCTCAATTGCTGGGGAATGTTTTAAAAAAAAGGAAACGTTAATTATAAATGATGCTCAAAAAAATCCTTTACATTTTAAACAAACAGATTTAAAAGCTAAATATAAAACAACTAATTTAATTGCAACCCCTTTATTTTTCGAAAATAATCCTATTGGTGTTCTGGAAGCTGTCAACAAAAAAGATAATTATTATACAGAAGAAGATAAATATATTATAGAACTTTTTTCTTCTTTAATATCTAACAAATTAATGAATTCAAAAATATATAATGATCTAAGCAGTACTGTTAAAGGGTTCATTCTTGCTGTTGCTACTGCTATTGATTTAAGAGATAATTATACGCATACTCATTCAAAAAACGTATCTAATTTAGCAATAAAAATAGGAAAAATATTAAAATTTAATGATTCCTTCTTAGAAGAACTTGAAATTGCAGCTCTTTTACATGACATTGGAAAAATAGGTATTCCTGATAATATACTTAACAAACCATCAAAATTAACAGAAAAAGAATATAAGATAATACAGTCTCATACAATAATAGGCGCAAAACTTTTATCGGAAATTGACTTTTTATCTAAAAACATATCTCTAGGAGCTTTAGAACATCATGAAAAACTTGATGGTTCAGGATATCCTTATAACAAAAAAAATAATGACATTTCACTTTTTGGAAAAATATTAGCTGTAGCTGATATTTATGACGCTTTAACTGCGAAAAGAGTATACAAAGAACCTTGGCCAAAAGAACAGGTAATAAAAATGCTAAAAAATGATTGTCCAAAAAAATTTGATTGTGTAATAATTGAAGCGCTTGAAAAATGCGTTATTGATTAAAAAAGGGGTATTTCCCCCTTTTTATTTTTTTGATAATATGATATAATTTATATTGATTATTTCACAGGAGGAGAATGTAATGATTACATTATATAGAAAATATAGACCTTCAACATTTGAAGAATTAATTGGTCAAGAACATATTAAAAAATATTTTGAAAAATCTATCGATAAAAACGAAATCTCACATGCATATATTTTTTCTGGTCCTAGAGGTACTGGTAAAACAACTACCGCAAGAATCTTAAGTAAAATATTAAATTGTGAAAATCCTCAAGGACATAACCCCTGTAACACATGTGAAAATTGTATAGCTATAAATAACGGAAGTTTTATGGATGTAATTGAACTTGATGCCGCATCTAATAGAGGAATTGATGAAATAAGAAAAATTCGTGATGCTGCAAATTTCAGGCCAGTATCGGGGAAATATAAAGTATATATAATAGATGAATTCCATATGCTCACTAAAGAAGCCTTTAATGCGTTATTAAAA contains:
- a CDS encoding FecR family protein is translated as MFKKWGVICLFLLSSILFFGNLTITIENTTVYAGENIPIQISTDQSTLTHLYVDVTSGGFDDPLILFDGFDLIDGKAQIIFLAPLIPGESVITFFNEDKSIEKKLVLDIIEESINLPKTKLIILEKKGNVLYKKPNSDIWDSLSLETIIQENSDLLTLKDGFVHLKEPNLNIEIKVTSDTQLYIKRLRVSENGDIDIEYELKKGATINKIKEILAPGSKYLVGSGSVVAGVRGTEFGFEKIGDIAKIRTFEGTVYTMVNNRMFPVTAGNMFSYSPSQINPTLQKLDKLLEEYENDFIPKEEQPKEETTQPAEEQPTKTKANIGNISFGKQQKGLNSYLVYSFAPNFDFGPFGIGIGFNAYQEDINSPLYYGIPSESASPSENIISALSINYLKLDFPNFYIRYGISPSYTRGLGLFMNNYYVPYSRVFDTELRFGSLKLGGHIPYEIYSLMPFNYNQSSNIFFGYIDTDVGPLNTEITAIMNLNSEKPENEFNQAYLITLYKDILFFRLGIESDIVLTNSGTIVYGLLAGPTINFPPYFQFMLGFNYLSEGFNMEYLNSYYEYNAANGFYMDLNSPSSFGLMGKSTLSIAPYLNVLINYNKLFSENRDSLLNGQMTLNIPSIGGMPQLTAGFTYIQYKFLEDPSVTNVFLNDNTNLQGFIYYPILENSGVIYSINYNMREQKFEYTLNFETKEF
- a CDS encoding HD-GYP domain-containing protein, which gives rise to MLDLAIQNLNIKGFKIKNILFGNEGTHSTLIYPEIYVFTEERLNPLKLITLKNVLFNLDIEKLKNVKFKKSSTLEILKLISSNFKLETVLKLTEDALRELLNSDGASILLYNEDKNVLNFYITSGGASGSIETIDIPINASIAGECFKKKETLIINDAQKNPLHFKQTDLKAKYKTTNLIATPLFFENNPIGVLEAVNKKDNYYTEEDKYIIELFSSLISNKLMNSKIYNDLSSTVKGFILAVATAIDLRDNYTHTHSKNVSNLAIKIGKILKFNDSFLEELEIAALLHDIGKIGIPDNILNKPSKLTEKEYKIIQSHTIIGAKLLSEIDFLSKNISLGALEHHEKLDGSGYPYNKKNNDISLFGKILAVADIYDALTAKRVYKEPWPKEQVIKMLKNDCPKKFDCVIIEALEKCVID